A DNA window from Coffea arabica cultivar ET-39 chromosome 6c, Coffea Arabica ET-39 HiFi, whole genome shotgun sequence contains the following coding sequences:
- the LOC113691971 gene encoding laccase-4-like, producing MGFSFVKHLLVVLISFWVFADPAFAKHGGITRHYKFDVRMQNVTRLCQTKSIVTVNGQLPGPQITAREGDRVIIKVVNHVQYNLTVHWHGVRQLRSGWADGPAYVTQCPIQTGQSYVYNFTVTGQRGTLFWHAHISWLRVTVYGPIVILPKRGVPYPFPQPYKEVPIIFGEWWKTDTEILINQAMQTGLAPNVSDAFTINGLPGHLYNCSAKDTFKLKVKPGKTYLLRLINAALNDELFFSIANHSLTVVEADAVYTKPFKTDTVLITPGQTTNVLLKTKRHSPNATFLMAARPYATGPAAFDNTTTAGILEYHLPSPVPKSNKNKIHLPLLKPSLPIFNDTTFAANFNKRVRSLATPNFPANVPQKIGRRFFFTVGLGIMGCPQSQTCQGPNNTRVAAAVNNVSFVMPTTALLQAHFFNQNNGVYTTDFPANPPFNFNYTGTPPANIMVSSGTKVVVLPFNTSVELVLQDTSIIGAESHPLHLHGFNFFIVGQGIGNFDPKKDPAKFNLVDPAERNTVGVPSGGWIAIRFLADNPGVWFMHCHLEVHTSWGLKMAWIVQDGKGRKQKLPPPPSDLPKC from the exons ATGGGATTTAGCTTTGTAAAGCATCTTCTAGTAGTGCTGATTTCTTTCTGGGTTTTTGCTGATCCGGCATTTGCAAAGCATGGGGGCATTACTAGGCACTATAAGTTTGAC GTTAGAATGCAAAATGTGACAAGACTTTGCCAGACCAAGAGCATCGTGACGGTGAATGGGCAGCTTCCAGGGCCACAAATAACTGCAAGGGAAGGTGACAGAGTGATCATTAAGGTGGTTAACCATGTTCAGTACAATTTGACAGTTCACTG GCACGGAGTGAGGCAACTGAGGAGTGGATGGGCGGACGGACCTGCTTATGTCACTCAGTGTCCAATTCAAACAGGGCAGAGCTATGTTTACAACTTCACCGTAACTGGCCAAAGAGGGACCCTCTTCTGGCATGCTCACATCTCATGGCTTAGAGTCACAGTTTATGGCCCCATTGTCATCCTTCCAAAGCGAGGCGTTCCCTACCCTTTCCCCCAACCTTACAAGGAAGTTCCCATCATTTTCG GTGAATGGTGGAAGACCGATACAGAAATACTCATTAACCAAGCTATGCAAACAGGATTGGCCCCGAATGTCTCTGATGCCTTTACAATCAATGGTCTTCCAGGACACCTCTACAACTGTTCAGCTAAAG ATACGTTCAAATTGAAGGTGAAGCCAGGGAAGACGTATCTCCTGAGACTGATCAACGCTGCACTCAACGACGAGCTCTTCTTCAGCATCGCCAACCACAGCTTAACTGTTGTGGAAGCTGACGCCGTCTACACAAAACCGTTCAAGACAGACACAGTTCTCATCACTCCCGGACAAACCACTAATGTCCTCCTCAAGACCAAACGTCATTCCCCTAATGCTACCTTCCTGATGGCAGCCAGGCCTTACGCCACCGGTCCAGCTGCGTTCGACAATACCACCACCGCAGGCATACTGGAATATCACCTACCATCTCCCGTtcccaaatccaacaaaaacaaaatacacCTCCCGCTCTTGAAACCCTCTCTCCCGATATTCAACGACACCACATTTGCAGCAAATTTCAATAAAAGAGTCCGAAGTTTAGCCACCCCGAATTTCCCGGCCAATGTGCCTCAGAAGATTGGCAGGAGATTCTTCTTCACAGTGGGTCTAGGAATCATGGGATGTCCACAGAGCCAAACTTGCCAAGGTCCCAACAACACCAGGGTAGCAGCAGCGGTTAACAACGTGTCCTTTGTGATGCCAACCACGGCCCTCCTTCAGGCTCACTTCTTCAACCAGAACAACGGCGTCTACACCACGGATTTTCCAGCTAATCCGCCCTTCAATTTCAATTACACCGGCACTCCACCTGCCAACATTATGGTGAGCAGCGGTACAAAAGTTGTGGTCCTTCCATTCAATACGAGCGTGGAGTTGGTGCTGCAAGACACCAGCATAATAGGGGCCGAAAGTCACCCTCTCCATCTGCATGGTTTCAACTTCTTCATCGTGGGTCAGGGAATCGGAAACTTTGATCCCAAGAAAGATCCAGCCAAATTTAACCTTGTTGACCCGGCAGAAAGAAACACCGTTGGTGTTCCATCTGGGGGATGGATCGCAATACGCTTCCTTGCTGACAATCcag GTGTTTGGTTTATGCATTGTCACCTGGAAGTTCACACGAGCTGGGGTTTGAAAATGGCATGGATTGTTCAGGATGGAAAGGGCCGAAAACAGAAGCTGCCTCCTCCACCCTCGGATCTTCCCAAATGTTGA
- the LOC113692118 gene encoding laccase-17-like, with product MAASSLPSSSSSSSTSTMGIFLTLMALAILPQHALGITRHYELNITMLNVTRLCHTKSLVAVNGQFPGPRIVAREGDRLLIKVNNHVSNNITIHWHGIRQLRSGWADGPAYITQCPIQTGQSYVYNYTIVGQRGTLFWHAHISWIRATVYGPLIILPKRHVQYPFAKPHEEVPVIFGEWFNADTEAIISQALQTGGGPNVSDAYTLNGLPGPLYNCSAKDTFKLKVKAGKTYLLRLINAALNDELFFSIANHTLTVVEADALYVKPFETDTIVITPGQTTNVLLKTKPQFPAATFLMLARPYATGAATFDNSTVAGILEYEQSPSPDSSTPVSVKKLPLFRPTLPALNDTAFAANFSNKLRSLANRQYPANVPQKIDEHFFFTVGLGTSPCDQTQGCQGPNGTKFAASVNNISFAQPTTALLQSHFSGQSSGVYSPDFPYNPLRWFNYTGNPPNNTMVGNATKVMVLPFNTSVELIMQDTSILGAESHPLHLHGFNFFVVGQGFGNYDPNKDPKNFNLVDPVERNTVGVPSGGWVAIRFLADNPGVWFMHCHLEVHTSWGLKMAWLVLDGKLRNQKLLPPPADLPKC from the exons ATGGCTGCTTCTAGTCTACCATCCtcgagtagtagtagtagtactagTACGATGGGAATCTTCCTTACTTTGATGGCACTGGCAATCCTCCCTCAGCATGCACTAGGCATAACGAGGCATTATGAGCTCAAC ATCACAATGTTAAACGTCACACGCTTGTGCCACACAAAGAGCCTGGTGGCTGTAAACGGGCAATTTCCAGGGCCTCGCATTGTCGCCAGGGAGGGTGATCGTCTGCTCATCAAAGTCAACAATCATGTCTCAAACAACATTACCATTCACTG GCACGGCATTCGGCAGCTTCGGAGTGGCTGGGCTGATGGACCAGCGTATATAACCCAGTGCCCGATACAAACAGGCCAGAGCTACGTGTACAATTACACCATTGTCGGCCAAAGAGGAACTCTGTTCTGGCATGCACACATTTCTTGGATACGAGCAACTGTTTACGGTCCTCTGATTATCCTACCCAAGCGCCACGTCCAGTATCCATTTGCTAAACCGCACGAGGAAGTCCCCGTCATCTTTG GTGAATGGTTCAACGCCGACACCGAGGCCATAATTAGCCAAGCTTTACAAACAGGTGGTGGTCCAAATGTCTCTGATGCCTATACCCTCAACGGACTTCCAGGGCCTTTGTACAATTGCTCCGCCAAAG ATACATTTAAGCTGAAGGTCAAAGCGGGAAAGACTTACCTTCTTCGGTTGATCAACGCTGCGCTAAATGACGAGCTCTTCTTCAGCATTGCAAATCACACTCTCACAGTGGTTGAAGCGGATGCACTTTACGTTAAACCCTTCGAAACAGATACAATCGTAATTACTCCTGGACAAACGACTAACGTTCTTCTCAAGACCAAGCCCCAATTCCCCGCTGCCACTTTCCTCATGCTTGCTAGACCATACGCCACAGGAGCCGCAACCTTTGACAACTCCACCGTCGCTGGTATTCTAGAATATGAACAATCCCCGTCACCTGATTCTAGTACTCCAGTTTCAGTTAAGAAACTCCCACTCTTCAGACCCACCTTACCTGCCCTAAACGACACAGCCTTCGCCGCCAATTTTTCGAATAAGTTACGCAGCTTAGCTAATCGGCAGTACCCGGCCAATGTTCCCCAGAAAATTGATGAACATTTCTTCTTCACTGTGGGCCTCGGAACTAGTCCATGTGACCAAACCCAAGGCTGCCAGGGACCCAACGGAACCAAGTTTGCGGCATCCGTCAACAACATCTCATTCGCACAACCGACCACAGCCCTTCTCCAATCTCATTTCTCAGGGCAATCCAGTGGTGTTTATAGCCCAGATTTCCCGTACAACCCATTGCGCTGGTTCAACTATACTGGAAACCCACCGAACAACACCATGGTGGGCAATGCGACCAAAGTGATGGTGCTCCCTTTCAACACCAGCGTGGAACTGATCATGCAGGACACCAGCATTCTTGGTGCCGAAAGCCACCCGCTCCATCTCCACGGATTCAACTTCTTTGTAGTTGGGCAAGGTTTCGGGAACTACGATCCAAATAAGGACCCCAAGAACTTCAACCTTGTGGATCCCGTTGAAAGGAACACGGTTGGGGTTCCATCTGGGGGTTGGGTTGCCATCCGTTTTTTAGCAGACAATCCAG GGGTGTGGTTCATGCACTGCCATCTGGAAGTCCATACAAGCTGGGGTTTGAAGATGGCGTGGCTTGTCTTGGACGGAAAGCTTCGCAATCAAAAGCTTCTTCCACCGCCAGCAGATCTCCCAAAATGCTAA